A region of Micropterus dolomieu isolate WLL.071019.BEF.003 ecotype Adirondacks linkage group LG01, ASM2129224v1, whole genome shotgun sequence DNA encodes the following proteins:
- the si:dkey-226l10.6 gene encoding GDNF-inducible zinc finger protein 1, producing the protein MADFSSSILMFSEHPAVGAGPAGRATSSSGVSGNAGWDGSGGMDQITVVRIDDTHIAEEQSHVGVKVKDAAAEYYEMEYSIPAEEEVAAAAAAAAGEEEEDGVYVIEYSNPEEEGESYQFTMSVDRSLPAKKPVTKNLVVGEDARAPSPVTSKPLRPARPRQEARQKKKLEAKKEEVLSNKCVLELGENYSDVMEMNSGKRLVCSLCPPPGRFFKRGSGLAVHLKQMHQLMGKKTFFCASCKQTVRSQIELDAHTRRHANQDAVFTCLLCSAEAENKTDADKAVFKGSRWGLKRHLETEHPGVIPRCDICNKGFKTLVSYLADQFRHVGVSPYHCAKCQIYEMTERGLTIHIKNHDKKKQQQQQQQQQGSAENHLQTPAVPAGADNSATDDSDF; encoded by the exons ATGGCTGacttcagcagcagcatcctg ATGTTTTCTGAACATCCGGCGGTCGGAGCCGGGCCTGCAGGAAGAGCTACGTCATCGTCAGGCGTGTCAGGAAATGCAGGCTGGGACGGTTCAGGCGGGATGGACCAGATAACCGTGGTGAGAATAGATGACACACACATCGCAGAGGAGCAGTCTCATGTCGGGGTCAAGGTCAAAGACGCCGCCGCAGAGTACTATGAGATGGAGTACTCGATACCTgcggaggaggaggtggcggcggcggcggcggcggctgcgggagaggaggaggaagacggtGTTTATGTCATCGAGTATTCAAATccggaagaggagggagagagctACCAGTTTACGATGTCCGTGGACAGATCGCTCCCGGCCAAAAAGCCAGTAACTAAAAATCTTGTGGTCGGAGAGGACGCCAGAGCTCCTTCGCCTGTGACGTCCAAACCGCTCAGGCCGGCGAGGCCGAGACAGGAGGcgaggcagaagaagaagctggaGGCTAAAAAGGAGGAAGTTCTGAGCAATAAGTGTGTGTTGGAGCTCGGAGAGAACTACAGCGACGTGATGGAGATGAATTCAGGTAAAAGACTGGTGTGCTCGCTGTGCCCGCCGCCCGGCAGGTTCTTCAAGAGAGGCTCAGGTTTGGCcgtacatttaaaacaaatgcacCAGTTGATGGGGAAGAAGACGTTCTTCTGCGCGTCGTGCAAACAAACGGTTCGCTCTCAGATCGAGCTGGACGCCCACACGCGACGCCACGCCAACCAGGACGCGGTGTTCACCTGCCTCCTCTGCTCGGCGGAGGCGGAAAACAAAACGGACGCGGACAAGGCGGTGTTCAAAGGCTCGAGGTGGGGTCTGAAGAGGCACCTGGAGACCGAGCACCCGGGCGTCATCCCACGCTGCGACATCTGTAATAAAGGCTTCAAGACGCTCGTGTCGTACCTGGCCGACCAGTTCAGGCACGTCGGCGTGTCGCCCTACCACTGCGCCAAGTGTCAGATCTATGAGATGACAGAGAGGGGTCTGACTATTCACATCAAAAACCACGacaagaagaagcagcagcagcagcagcagcagcagcaggggtcTGCTGAAAACCACCTGCAGACGCCTGCAGTCCCCGCCGGCGCTGATAACTCCGCCACCGACGACTCTGACTTCTGA